In Leopardus geoffroyi isolate Oge1 chromosome B4, O.geoffroyi_Oge1_pat1.0, whole genome shotgun sequence, the DNA window CATGCGCCCTTGGGCAAGCTGCtcattctctctgagcctcagtttctcctctgcaaaatggggtagTAACAGAAGCTGGGTCAAGTGGTGCTCCTGGAGACTGAGTCTATACGCGTCAAGTACTGAGGACAGTGCCTGAGAGGAGGTGGGGTATTCAGGCTATTACCACCTGCCCACCAGGCAGTGCCCCCTGGAGGCAAAGCCAGCGTGAGCGCGGCTCCTCGCGAGCCAGGGGCTGCTGGGCCTGGACCCTGGGCAGCGCTGTGCGGGCGGGTCGAGGGGGCCGACGGATGAGCTATGGTAAGGATTCTGCATTGTAACAGTTCTGATCTGCTACGAGGCCCTGGAAGGTTCCTGGAGGCCGCCTCCCTCGCTGTCACTTTCCGGCCTCCCCCGGAGTTTGAGTCAGGCCCCTCTCCTCCCGGCAGTCCAGCCCCAGCCCGGGCTTCTGAGCCTGCTGCTGAAAGGGCAGGGGAGAGCCACCTGGTTTCCTGGGAGCAGGCCGGGAGTCTGGCCCCGGGGAGGGGACGTGATGCTGGAGAGGTTGGCAAGCCTCGAGTAGCAGCCTATGCGGCGCGACACCGCACAGAGGGCGGGCGGGGACTCGGGAGCCTCAGACAAGTAGCTGCGCGCTGAGAGCAGATGGGGGGGAGGGCGAGGCACAGGGCTGGGGGCCCCCGGGGCTGGGGTCGGGAGGGCCAGCGGGCCAGGCGGCGCAGCAGCCCTTGCTGGCAAGGCTGTCCGTGAGGATCTGGGGAGGAGGCGGAATACTTTGGGGGTGAGCCCAGGAGGTGCAGCCAACGactcacccctccaccccccaaggCCATCCCCAGGTGAGCTCAGCGAAGTCACTAGCTCTGTCGTGCCTTTTAAGGCAATGGTGGCTCCGGCCACCTCCCTGTTCCCACTTGCTCAGAAATTcccagcaggttttttttttttttttttttttttttttttttttcaggaggaaTGGAATGAGACTCCTTGTTCTGTCACCACAGGATTCCAGCGAGGCCTGTCTGAGGGTTCTGGTGACAGGAAGCACACAGCGACAGGCACTCAGGAGCACCCTCAGTGACATGCAGGCAGACTGCGGGAGACAAAGACAGCTGTCCCACCCACCACAGGCTCACACAAGTGCCAGGAGACCAGTGCTGGGGCACCCGCCATGCAAGCACGGGCGGGTCCCCGGACGCAGGGaacgtttactgagcacctactacatgccaggccctGGCCAGGTAGGCAGCGGGGATTCAGTCCCACCTTCACAGACCTGTCTCCCTCCGGAGATGGAAGCCTCGCCCACCTCAGGGACTTTGCACCTGCTGTGCTGTTGGGGGTGTTCTGTCCGTGGAGCTCGCTAAGGCTGGATCCTTCGCGCCCTGTCTCAGAGCGTCCTCCCCACACCCGTGTAGCCCAGtggcctgttttgtttcttcacgGGCATTCATCACTCCTAAAACTGTCTTGTTTACTTGTGTCTACAGTCTGCGCCCCCACCAGATCAGCTTGAGCAGGGACTTTCAGTTCCCCACTGCTCCCCCAGCGCCTGGAGGTTCTCTGGATTGGAGTGAAGCTGACCCCACACGTGTGGCCGGCCCTTCccgctgccccctgccccagagaCCCTTATTATTCACCCTAGAAGCCCCAGCTGTTCCGTGCACCCACTGGGACACACACTCTTTGCCATTTGGTCCCGCTAACAACCACTGAGATCGTGAGTCACCAGCAGATGAGGTGGGGGCTTGGAACTGCTCTGGGACGTGCTCAAGGTCACTCACTGGCCAGGGCCAGGACAGGAACAAAGAGAATGGGGACATGAGGGTATGGTCAACAGCCAAGGGCTCAGCCCCTGTCGAGTAAGCCTGCCCCCGCAAAGGGCTTTCTGTGCCCGTGTCGTGTGTGGGGACACAGAAGGATAAGGCGACAGCACGTCACCTGGAGATGTATGCAAGGTGCTGGATGCTTGTGCGCATGTCCTCGGGCTAGGAGCACACAGGATACTTTTCTGCCCTTAGGAGCTGAGCCTTTGTTCTCTGGACCCACATCGGGTCATCGTGGCCATTCCAGGTGGGCAGAGCCCTGGGGACAGGGGAACAAGGCCCAGCCAGGACATCTCAGATCAGCAAAACCTTCCCTACCTGGGCTGGGTGGGCAGCCGGGCCCCAGGGCTCGCCTAAGGATTGTGGGGAGGCCCGAAGGCTACAAGGCCAAGGGAAAGAGGGGGTGGTCCTGCCCAGCTCACCATCCTCTCCAGAACCTGACTGGGTAGGGAGATTGACTCTGCCCGAGGGGACTAGGGGCCTTGGACCAGGTCCTCACCCTTTCCGGCTGTGGGCTTGAGTCCCAAGACTGGGGCACCCTGGTCAGGAAGCCCTAGTAGGGAGAGGCGACACTGTCTTGGGACGAGCCCTGGGGCCCTCCTGCAGGGCCTCAAGGGGCCGGTCCAGCAGGGTGCTGCCTACTACCCCCCCCTGGCGGTTCTGGCCAGAAGTGCAGCTCCAGAACCAGGATCCTGAGGACCCACGGCGGGCGGTGCTGCGGCAGCTGTCTTCTCCAATCAGCCAGCGGCTTCGAGGCCGTGCCCCTGGGGTTCACAAGGGGCTCTAGAGTTGCCAGGCAGAGGACATGATGGGAGGGCCCTGTGCTTAGAGCTCTTCTCGGCCTCATCCACTCATGCGGGCATCATGCTAACTGGGAACCAGAGGGACAACTCAGGCCCCCTCTAATTTACCTGGCCCTGCACCACACACATGCCATCAGTCTGTCCTGGGCCAGCACTATCCCCGTTCTCAGGAGGTGCCAGAAGCCAGGGGGGACAGCCTGCTAGTTGCTGAACAGCTGGACAAGGACCACCCAAAGCTGCTTCAGCCACAGTCTCGGCCCTCAGCTGGAGTCAGGAGGCAAACAGCCCAAGGTTGTGTGGGAACCAGCACAACGGACAGGCcttgtggggggggcgggggggcggcggTGACACCTCCCCAGGACACACCCCTGGACTGCCAGCTGTGCCAGAACTCACAGGCTTGAAGTCACGGGGGTCGGAAATCAGAGATCAGAGCAGACACACCACTGCCCACCACTGTAGGGATCCTGGAGGACAGATACACAGGGTAGAGGCTGAACCATTCTAGGCCAATGAAGGATCCCAATGGCTTCCCAGCCGGGCAGAATTTCACCTCTGCATGCCCACGTCCTCAACCTTGTAAAGCAAAGCTGGGGGAGCAACTAACCAGAACCTTCCTCAGGGTACATTCCCACGTTCTACCAGTTTCACTGcggggcaccccctcccccccgtgtCAAAACCCGGTTGGTTAGAAAAGAACCTCAACAAGCCCCGACTGGAATCCAATCCCATGTATCCCATGTGGATTAGTTAACTAAATTACTTATCCTTATACTCAAAGCCAGGGTTGGCCCTGCCATGCCCATCAGAACTCCAAAGCCAACGGGGAACACGAAATcctcactgcctccctccccgTGCGGTGTTACCACCCAAGCTGTGCAAACACAATCACCCTCTACAGCAGAGCCTCACCGGGTGACAGGACACATTTGCACAAAGCCTGCCGCCCCAGGCCAGTTTCAACAATTCAGGGGCAGACCTGGGCTCCGCTTCTAGCTCCCATCAAGCCCCACCTGCTCCAGGCACGGGGCCAGATAAAATGGTAGGGCAAAAAACATGACATTTTGCTAAGGAGCCAAGGGCAACAACTCTCAGAAAGCACAAGAACCCTCCTGTGGCCACAGTGGAGCGGCCAGACTGGGAAGCAAAACCGGAGGCAGGGGGTCACTGGAAAACTAGTTTTATTGAGATCCCACCAGCTGCACAATCTGCTCCTGACGTTAAGCTCCTTCTTCCTTTGCAATTCGGTCTTTCTTAAGTGGTCCCTGTGGAGAGGCGCAGGGGGCAAGGTtagagggggaggaaagaagctGGGCACGAATACCCCCACCTATGGAACCAGAGATCCTGCACTGGCACAAGCTCAGGACCCCCAGGAGCCAGTGCAGCTGGGCAGGCTGACGGGAGACATCCCCGGGGAACCATCCCAGCCCCAACCAGAGGGCAGCAGGGTCCGGGTGCTCACCATGAATGCTTTCTTCTCCTCCACGGTCTGGAATCGGCCATGGCCAAACTTGGAGGTGGTGTCGATGAATTTAAGGTCAATCTTCTCCAGGGCCCGCCGCTTGGTCTGCACCAGCAAGGACTGTGGGCCAAGAGGGAAAGGTCAGTTACAGTTCACAGGCCCCTCATCTGCGAGGGCAGAGGATCACCAGTTTCAATCACAGCCCCTCCAGAGCCAAGAGATACCCCCTCCCACACCACCTCTACTCTAGCTGGTCTTACCCAAGGATCGCCCCCTGGACGCCAGAGCAATGtagaaaacacatgaaaacagaagcaaacagCTGGGCCAGGCCAGACTGAAATTCCTCCTCCCAGAACTTCAAAGCTCATGTTCAAGGGAAGGCCAAGCCCTGTCCCCCATTTCTTTGAACTCCCCTCAACGAAGTGTGGCCCTGTGTCCACTATCGACTCTCCTCCACTGGAGGCCCAAGCCCCGCCTACACCCTGACCACCAGGAAGGGCCGCCAGCCTCACCTTGCGAAGAGTGAGCACTCGCTTCTTGGTTCCCACCACACAGCCTTTCAGCATGACAAAGTCATTGGTCACTTCACCATAGTGGACAAAGCCACCCTGGAAAGAGCAAAGCCATCAGATCAGGACAGAGCAAGTGTAAGGCTAGAGACTGATCAGACAACACACAGGACTCCTTCAGATTCAGGTGCTCCCCTGCCACCTGCCGACCACAGGGCTGTTCTCAGAAGGAAGGCAGCAAGGAACGTTTCCGCAGTTGGACTCGGGCGCTGTGCCCAGCGCTCATTCCAGAGCCTCATCACTGAACAGCTGGGTCTGAGATCCCACTTCTCACCAGCCAGCCCCAACCAGGGCATTGAAGACGTGCCATTTACAAGAACAGACGGCTGGATACAGTCTGTAGGAGACCAGTTAACAGACGGAAAACACAGCCTCGGTGAGTCAGCCAGGACACAAGAGCACCAGGGTCCCACCCCACAGGTGAGGTCTGGCGCAGATTCacaaagaatgagaaggaaatcCCCGCCGGAACCAGGACTTGAGGCTTTGAGAAAACAGTTCTCATTACTCACCAGAGGGTTGATGCTCTTGTCAGACAAATCATAATCAGTGGAAGCATTGTTCTTGATCAGCTTGCCATCCTTGATGAGGTAGCCCTGGCCGATCTTGTAGATCTACATAAGGGATGGACCGTAGAAACTTaaaaggagagacagactccAGGAAAGCAGCTATCACCTCAGTCCTAGTGATGGGGCACCCCAGGctaggagcagaaagaaaggctGGCTGGGACTAAAGATACCGCCACATGTTGGGAGACAGTGGCCCCCCCAAAACCTCAAAGGCAAAGGAAAGGCCAGACGTGGCTCTCATCTTTGGTCACTCGAAGGGTCAGCTGCACCAGAACCACCTTCAATGGCACCTTGGAAACCACTGATGTCCGCGAGCCAAAACCGTGCCCCATCAGACAAGGTGAGCAACTCCGGTCCAAGTGCAGTCCGGAAGCTCCCGCACAACGGAGCAGTGCTAACAGGAAGTGGAAACTGCACTCCCAACACTGGGCTCGGCTCGTCTCTCCCTTCCAGGTTTAAAGTCTCCACACGAACCCCCTTGGCACCTCACCTTCTTGTTGATCTCAGTGCGGTGATGGTAGCCTTTCTGCCCAGCCCGAGCCACAGAAAAGGCCACTCGGGCAGGATGCCAGGCCCCAATACAGGCCACCTTGCGCAGCCCTCGGTGGGTTTTGCGGGGTAGCTTCTTCGTGTGCCAGCGGCTGGTGACCCCTAGAACAGACACAAGCTTCTGTTACCGGGGTGTCTAGAACACCTGCCAGTGGCCCTTTCCCACTGAGTGCCCAATTTGAGTTCCCTCGACACTAGAGTATGGACAGTCAACACCCACATGCACTAGGTGAGTGAGGGACAGGAAGGCTTAACATACACGTGACCCTCTAACCCCTCTTATTCGCTCCAGTGGGTCACCTGCCAAGACGTGAACCTGTTCTCAACTCAAGGGGCCTTGGAGAACCGGCCCTGCACTAGAATGGGAACACGCACACTTCACAGGATTCACCAAGTTCTACACTGTCGGAGGCTGACCCAATTTCCGAGTCCCCTCCGCCTTCTGCAGTGAGCTCCAAATGGAAGGGTTCAGATGTATGGCCAGATCACCCCCagtcctcccacctccctgccactTGACCACAGGGCTATTCCCAGAGACAAGACAGGGAGGAAAGTTTCTGCCATCTTACTCATGTGATGTGCCCAGCACTCCTTCCAGAGCCTCATCGCCAAAGATCTGGACCTGAAACCGCATCTGACCACCACTTGGGCCACTGCAAAGCTCACCTTTGTAGCCTTTGCCCTTGGTGACGCCGATGACATCGATCATCTCGTCCTGCCCGAACACCTGATTCACAGGCACCTGCTGCTCCAGCCTCTCACGGGCCCAGTCCAGCTTCTCGGCCACCGTGCCTCCGTTCACCTGGATCTCCATGAGGTGGGCCTTCTTCTGGCGTAGAGGGAGCAGGCGCATCTAGGAGGGAATCGATACGGCTCAGATACCCGAGCTTCAACTCTCCTCCAGAGGCAGAACAGTTTGGCAACCCTGAACCGCATGTTTCTCTACTGGCAAAAATGAAAAGGCTCCTTCCTGCATTAAAATCCCTACTGGGTACCGTTCCCCTTTTCAATTCTGATGCCGGAGTTCACCATCAGGATGGACTGATCCTTAATACACATGGGCCACACCAACACAAGCAGACCTAACCAGATCCTGGGACCAACTAGCCCTATGTTCCTGATCATCACGCTTTCTGGTTGCTTCCTTTGGCGTACTGCCCGTCAACAAGCCACTCACATTGTGGGAGAGTGGAAATAGCACCTCAGtcaagagataagctggaaagtttagggaaaaaaagaattcaaacctGAAGCGTTTCACTAAGAGTGGCCCAGTGCTGTCCTATGGAACTTTCTTCAGTAACGGACACACACTACAAATCTAAACCAACATGGTCATTTTAACCATACTGAAACTAAACAATTTAACAATCAGGAGTGTATACCCAGAATAGTAACTCAAGCAAACTGCAGAGGACGCAGTCATTCTACAGCCAAAGGGTCATGGCAAGTCAGATTTGAAGCGCAAATAGCCAGTAACCTACTACTATTTTCAGTTAAGCATTTCACAATGTCAAAGAATCACTAGTTCCTTCCACCACTTTTCCTAAAATGGGGCATGGTTTCCCAAATAAAAAGCCTGGAGAAACAGCGCCCTCTGTTGGCGACAGAAAGCCAACCCTTAGGCCTGGAGGAACCGGGCTGCCTTCTCAGGTTAACAGACTTAGCCTGGCCTCGGGAATCCAGGGCAGGTGCTGCACCGTGTTGCGGCATCACTTCAAGCAATCCCCAGGCTGTTCGCTGGCCCAACCATCCAGACAAGTTTAAGGAACTGGAACCAATCTTACCATCCCTCCAAAATCCCTACACAGTCCATTTGAGGTGAGGAATCAAGTCAGAAGAGAACTAGGGGGCTCGGTTCAAGTAGGACTCCATCTCCCTAGACTGGAAGCACTGGCGCAGTCCCCCTCTTGTGCATCCTGCCGAGTGCTCACCTGAGTGTGGGCGATGACGCGGATCACCTGGCAGTACTTCTTCATGCTGCTGAAGTCCTTCTCTAGCTGCTTCTTGCCATCATCGTCCTGCCACTTCTTGCAGTACTTGGTGAAGGCCTTCTTCTTGGACTTATGCCTTCAGGAGCAGagcagagttggggagggggcggggcgcaggCCTTCATCACTCCTCCAAGGGGTGAGCGGAAGGCACACTGGCACCACACAGGGATGGGGCTCATTGCCGGCTTCTAAGGAGCCTTTTCCACCGGCAAGCGGAGCCTGGATGGAGCTCATCGGGCAGAGCCGAGCGGAGCTGAGCAGAGGTCCACAAAATTAATACAAGTCACAAACATTCAAATACTCACTAATTCTTGCTCCGACTTAGCCATTAACCCGACCACGCTCCCAGACGGAGGACTGGGGGAGTTAGGCACTATCTCGGTTTCTAGCCCTACTCTCCACACTTCCCAGCAACCAAAAGAACACGAGAACTACTGAGTTCTCAGTCAACACCCACTAAGCTGAACAGGAGGGTCTAGAGGTGCTGCTCAAGGCCTGTCCCCAGGAACTGTTCTGCTCAGGACACCAACTAAACCGGACGCCAGAGCAGTTCTAGTTCCTCCCCTGCTAGAGAGAAAACCCGCACAGGGCCCCTGACCCACAGAGCGCACAGCCTCCTCGTCCCTGTCCCTTACCAGTTCTTATAGAAGCGCCTTTTGCACTCATCACTGATGTGCTCAGCGAAGATGGTCTTAAAGGTACGAAGGCCTCGAGGGGTCTCCACGTAGCCCACGACGCCCACAACCACCATGGGCGGGGTCTCCACAATGGTCACAGCCTCCACGACCTCCTTCTTGTTCACCTCTGTGGAAGAGAGGGCGGTCAGACCGGAGGGGGACAGCCAGAGTCGCCGAGGGATTATGACGCTGCGTCTGCAAGTGCCCACTTCAGTTAAAGAAGGCAACGTGCTTGAGGTAACCAGGAAGTTTGCAGAAGCGGGGTCCTTATTGGCAACCTGGACTCCCAGGGGCCAACTTCCCGCATGCGTTTTGTGTTTCTAACTCAAAGTATCAGGACTCTAAGGCAGTGCGATTTTTCTTCACAACCAGGGACACGGGCAGTATTCAGGCTTTTAGAGTTAAGGCTCACGGGGACGATCTCCCAAATTGGCATACTCCTATGCTGTGGATCTTTTAAAACTTACTCACGTTAAAGTTCCCGGACTCCAACACACCCCTCCACCTACAGCAATGCCAGCCATCTACAGCCTGAAACACCGATCCCACCGAGGGTCTGCCCCAACTCCAGTCCGTCCCCATCCCCGGCTCCGAGGATGCAGCCTGTACTTACTGGATCCTGGCCTGTCGACCTCCCGCACGATGTGAGTCATGCCGGCCTTGTAGCCCAAGAAGGCGGTGAGGTGGACGGGCTTTGAAGAGTCATCCTTGGGGAAGCTCTTCACCTTCCCACGGTGTCGGCTGCTGCGTTTCCGAGGCAAGAAGCCCAGGGACCCATGCCTGGGAGCGGAGAACTTCCTGTGAGACTAGGAGGAAACAATCCACGTTAGCACTCAGGCTCATCTAAGTAGCTCACTTCCGACACCCAGCGTGCCTCAGTTGAACGCCGAGTCCACACCAGCGACCCCATGGATAAACATGCTAACGTGCGGGGCTGGGTTCACTTGCTTAGAGGACCACACATCCTAAAGGAGTTCTATCTTTGCCCCGAAACCTCATTTTGTAACCCAAGCAAATGTACTTTCTTCTCTTAACAGGACAAAGACacacaaggtggggggggggggggtcattaaAATCACTTCACAGGTGGCTTTATGGTCGACTCAGCAACAGTTCGACCACAAAGAGACTTCTGGGACAAGCAGCTGGCACTACAGGTTCCCCAGGCCGGACTGAGAACACGTAGAGGCCACCAGAACCCGACAGAGCCAAATCAGAACATGACAATCAGCACAGAGTCTCTGTCCGCCCGTCAATAAGTTCATCATCTGTGGTTCCTCGGAACTCCAGAGGCCTTACGGTTGTATGAACCGTCCCACCCATTTCAGCCCGAGGCCTCGGCACCCCtaccccaggctcccctcccgcGAGCTACCTGGATTTCTGCACCTCCCAGGTTAGCATGAGTAGTGCCTGGCGACCCCACTCAAGAGCCTCCTGGCCTACGTGCTCAGACTCTAAACCGGATTAACACTAAATCGGTTAAGGGCGAGATCCGGAAAATTATCTGGCACTTGAGAATTTTCGGGCTCGGGGCCTCCAAACCGGAGCCAGGCCCAAGGGCTTTCGCCAGCCGCCTGGCGGGCCCCAGGTCAAGCACAGGCCTCGGGTCTTTCCAGAAATAGGCCTGGTTAGGGATGTCGCCGAGTCCCCCATGCTCGTCGAGCAGGCCCCCGGCGCCCGCCGAGTTGGGATGGCGGCGATGCGCCGCGGATGGAGTCGTGCCGCCGCACCAACAAAGAGGGGAGCGCCATGATAACACATACCATCCCGCCGCCGAATGCTGCCGGTAGAGGTCGGGGCTCCGCCGGCGAGCCATTTATAAAGCCCCGCCTGGCTCCGCCCCTTCCGGCGTGCGAGCGCGCGCCCGCGGCGGACGCCGGGTCGTGGGGCGGGTACGGGGCGCCCTTTCCACGCACGCTCGTCCTCGCCCAGAGTTCGTTCTGAGCTGGCGTCCGTTTCGGGGGCGGGGATTAGAGACTATACGGCGAGCGACTGGGTTCAAACTTAGCGAAGCGCCAGGGAAACGTTGGCAGAGAATTGGGCGCAACGACCGTTCAGCGTTAGGTAGCTGCCAAGTTGGATGACACACGCCGTTACGCTGAAGCTAAATGGCCGCGtctggttttttgggttttttttttttttcatgtgaaatgCCGTCCCCTCCAGGATTGAATAACCCAGCTGTGGGTTTCAGCGCCCAAGCGCCTTCACACGTGACATCCCCTTTCCGTCCCACACAGCGGATCCGCGGTGTTGGCCGTTTGGCGGGCAACCGACTTGGGACGCGTTGCCCCGCTCCCACCCGTTCAGAGTTGGAGAGAAAAGACCGAAAACCGGGCTGCCTGACTCCCAACCCAGAGCTGCTTCCGCGACACCAACTTGCCTTTACTTCTTTCTGATTTCGGACACCCGTCCCTCAAGCCCCGTCTGGGCCATGACTCCGGGTGTCCAGGTGCTGTGGCCCGCGCTTGCTACTGATGGTCAGTGAGGCGACAAAACCGCctcacgaggggcgcctgggtggcgcagtcggttaagtgtccgacttcagccaggtcacgatctcacggtccgtgagttcgagccccgcgtcaggctctgggctgatggctcagagcctggagcctgtttctgattctgtgtctctctctctctctgcccctcccccgttcatgctctgtctctctctgtcccaaaaataaataaacgttgaaaaaaaaaaaaattcaaaaccgCCTCACGACCTGCGGTCACAGGTCGAGCTGCCCAACCTCCCTGACTCGCCCTTCCAGCCTCAGAAGCCCTTGCTGATCTCCGCCTGCCTCCCCCCAACCCACGGTGACCCACGAGCTTCCTAATTGCTCCCCCTGCTTCCAGGCTTGCCTCTCGAAATCTTTTTAAGAATCACATGTTATCTTGTTACTTCCCGTGGCTCCCTGTTGTTTCCTAGGGATTAAGCATTAACTCCCGAGGCTGCCCCCCAAGGCCTGATACACCCTTTTTGCTGGGGGAGGGCACACACACTGTCACCCATACGTCACCTTGCACCTCCATCCCACCCGGTCCTGTTACTTGATTCTGGACCTGGCCATTGCACGCTCACACCATTGGTTAAAAAACcattcatttcatcttcacacCATCCCTtggggggtcgggggtgggggcggtgccGATTTCCCTCACTGGAAATAAGATTTCCCTTATGGGAAATCTTTGGGGCCAGATGTGTTTCCAAACTcagcatttttcatgttttaaataaatcatgcAATATGGTGCTCATACTTATGTAATCCTCCCAAACTCTTTAATGAGACACATTAATTCTGCaaaaatacagatacagatatagatacctTCTTATGGAGTGGGATAAATATAAACGGCTTCACATCGGTTCAAGGCTGACTTTGCTGCCTAAAAAATTTGTCGGTTTGGTTTTTGCTATCCAGtggcttctgtttttaatttcagaattgcAAACGAAAGACTATGACCCATATTGTCTGCCCCCTCCTATAGAGCAAACGAAGTTTCAGGCCAAGAGGAAATAATTCGACAAAAGTCTCACAGTCAATGAAGGACAGGGCTCAAGTCTGACTCCAGCTTAGGTTTTCACAGCATCAGACTTGGTGTCCAGTAACCTCCTCACTGGAAAGAGCTCTGGGCCCCCAAATCATtcaataagaaatatttactgggggcacctgggtggctcagtcggtcaagcgtctgacttcagctcaggtcatgatctcacagttcgtgagttcaagcctcgcctcaggctctgtgctcacagctcagaccctagagcctgccttggattctgtgactccttctctctctgcccctcccctgctcatgctctgcctctctcaaaaataaataaacatttttgaaaaattaaaatggcgAAGAGAGTTTAAAAAGGTTTGACAGTGTCACTAAAGGTCCTAGACAGACTATTCTCCCTAAAAGGAATTCCCTCCTTACCATcaagggagaagagggagcaTCAAGAGACTTCTGTCATTCCATTTGTGCATACAGCTCACTGGGTTATTGTCTTGGGCCTCAGgttccccatctgtcaaatgagggattcattcatccatttaacaAATGTGTGCTGTGCTAAGCCTGCTCTGCCTAGCCTTGTGCCCAGCTCTGCAACATAGAAATCCAGCAGACATGAAGCACCTGCCCTGGGAGAAACCAGTGTGCCGACATCATAACTGCACCAGAGGCCTGTGCAAAATATGATTGGAATACAAGAGAGGACTGGTgaacccccctccctcccccaggtcgTGGGCTTCTGCTGAAGTGATGTTATTTGAATTGGGCCGCAAAGGATTTTTATTTGTCAGGCCAAAAGGCAGctgtccaggcagagggaacaatgTGTACAAAGGTACAGAGAATAAAAGATCTGCTCACGGACTGCTTGTGGTTTGATATGGTCCAGAGAGTAGGGGACAGTGGCAGGAGACAAGTTTAGGAAGacagagttcaaatcccagcctaGAATCTAAAGAAACTTCATCCTGAGGGCAGCGGGATGCGCTACAAGTGTTAAAGTACCTGTCAAGGTGGGTGGCCTGGGTGACGTGACCAGTGTGACCTGTAAGGTAAACATGAAGGAGCCAAATTAGGAGATAGTTAGGATGGACAAGATCTGGAAACGATTGGCATGAGTCATTGGAGGTGGGATGAAGTAAGGAAGACACGAGGGCAAGGA includes these proteins:
- the RPL3 gene encoding 60S ribosomal protein L3, producing MSHRKFSAPRHGSLGFLPRKRSSRHRGKVKSFPKDDSSKPVHLTAFLGYKAGMTHIVREVDRPGSKVNKKEVVEAVTIVETPPMVVVGVVGYVETPRGLRTFKTIFAEHISDECKRRFYKNWHKSKKKAFTKYCKKWQDDDGKKQLEKDFSSMKKYCQVIRVIAHTQMRLLPLRQKKAHLMEIQVNGGTVAEKLDWARERLEQQVPVNQVFGQDEMIDVIGVTKGKGYKGVTSRWHTKKLPRKTHRGLRKVACIGAWHPARVAFSVARAGQKGYHHRTEINKKIYKIGQGYLIKDGKLIKNNASTDYDLSDKSINPLGGFVHYGEVTNDFVMLKGCVVGTKKRVLTLRKSLLVQTKRRALEKIDLKFIDTTSKFGHGRFQTVEEKKAFMGPLKKDRIAKEEGA